A window of Panicum virgatum strain AP13 chromosome 8K, P.virgatum_v5, whole genome shotgun sequence contains these coding sequences:
- the LOC120645426 gene encoding protein enabled homolog, with protein sequence MRAGSRLAMQAVCAPRPLRVMDTPAHQRGRGEPHPPGRGGGGRACRDVGEEERPWPRRRSAMASAAECPGPVPSRGEGVVAARLAVVPRSRRRHGHRAAGKGTVTHAGGRRAWRAKKISPTLSLPSCRSHRPLSPPFPFPCSLSSLGDGGGVRRSAGPCCDVDIPRRRGRGRARAAREDNERAPLRSPVSLLPAAGLRSPSSTPPASGPPPPRRRSPVPLLPAASRPAAHLPDGQLLVCSPPRAGGWAPAPAGGSPVRWAACRLTPAPAGLGSWAAEERRGLQVISEDADLCEEPQRQDDFPRSLP encoded by the exons ATGCGGGCTGGGAGCAGGCTGGCCATGCAGGCCGtgtgcgcgccgcggccgctccgGGTCATGGACACCCCAGCTCACCAGCGCGGGAGAGGAGAGCCGCACCCGCCGGGGCGTGGGGGCGGAGGGCGCGCCTGCCGGGACGTGGGGGAGGAAGAGCGGCCGTGGCCTCGAAGACGTagcgccatggcctccgccgccgagtgCCCGGGGCCTGTGCCAAGCAGAGGAGAGGGCGTCGTGGCCGCACGGCTCGCCGTCGTcccgcgctcgcgccgccgccatggccaccgcgcgGCAGG AAAGGGCACAGTCACGCACGCGGGTGGGAGGCGCGCCTGGCGTGCGAAAAAAATCTCCCCAACCTTATCCCTTCCCAGTTGCCGGTCCCACCGCCCACTCTCTCCCCCGTTCCCCTTCCCttgctctctctcctctctcggcgacggcggcggagtacGGCGGAGCGCAG GACCATGCTGTGACGTCGAcattccgcggcggcgaggacgcgggCGAGCGCGAGCAGCGAGAGAGGACAACGAGCGCGCTCCCCTACGGTCGCCGGTCTCCCTTCTCCCCGCCGCCGGTCTCCGGTCTccctcctccacgccgccggcctccggtccccctcctccccgccgccggtctccggtccccctcctccccgccgctaGTCGGCCGGCCGCTCACCTCCCCGACGGGCAGCTGCTCGTCTGCTCCCCTCCCCGCGCGGGAGGCTGGGCGCCTGCTCCTGCCGGTGGCTCCCCCGTTCGCTGGGCGGCTTGTcgcctgacgcctgctcctgcGG GTCTGGGTTCCTGGGCTGCTGAAGAAAGGAGAGGGCTTCAAGTAATTTCAGAG
- the LOC120643901 gene encoding uncharacterized protein LOC120643901 gives MQRRGEFSFPGSPARGLPPRAPPPPGTATAPRYGEEEEEVRWLQASRQASPDYSSGGGSSTPSPRLWAVYQPDPLHRLFPASAGSSPSRAQAIAGYRREMLDLVRGLPESAYELSLRDIVEHRASSSSSPPPPPPEPLPQPPSAAARPSHADAAAQVSGEPAGTKNDAAADGEKQSGSGKKQGKKQRTARKQRSRNLERSVSLDTGLLIKFFLPLSIGGKKKVSPRPDAAKDGKKKDKEKKKQGGKKKKQQPETAPAPAQEEEWWIKSEFSEAGGSSSRTSSTGSSNSNTGSIRNGHVNGSVNPRAPARSLSRKRTGCYAFFRANKSKNGVGQD, from the exons ATGCAGCGGCGGGGGGAGTTCAGCTTCccgggctcgccggcgcgggggctgccgccgcgggcgccgccgccaccggggaccgcgacggcgccgcggtacggggaggaggaggaggaggtccgGTGGCTTCAGGCGTCGCGGCAGGCCTCGCCAGACTacagctccggcggcgggtcgagcacgccgtcgccgcggctgTGGGCGGTGTACCAGCCCGACCCCCTCCACCGGCTGTTCCCGGCCTCCGCGgggagctcgccgtcgcgggCGCAGGCCATCGCGGGGTACCGCCGCGAGATGCTCGACCTCGTCCGCGGCCTCCCCGAGTCCGCCTACGAGCTCTCGCTCCGCGACATCGTCGAGCACcgggcgtcctcctcctcctcgccgccgcccccgcctcccgaacccctgccgcagccgccgagcgccgccgcccggccgagccacgccgacgccgccgcgcaggtGAGCGGCGAGCCCGCCGGCACCAAGaacgacgccgccgcggacggcgagaagcagagcggCTCCGGCAAGAAGCAGGGGAAGAAGCAGAGGACGGCGCGGAAGCAGAGGAGCCGGAACCTGGAGCGGAGCGTCAGCCTCGACACCGGCCTGCTCATCAAGTTCTTCCTCCCGCTCTCCATCGGCGGCAAGAAGAAGGTCTCGCCCCGGCCGGACGCCGCTAAGGACggcaagaagaaggacaaggagaagaagaagcaggggggcaagaagaagaagcagcagccggagacggcgccggcgccggcgcaggaggaggagtGGTGGATCAAGAGCGAGTTCAGCGaggccggcggcagcagcagccggacGAGCAGCAccggcagcagcaacagcaacaccGGCAGCATCAGGAATGGGCACGTCAATGGCAGCGTCAATCCAAGAGCTCCGGCAAGGAGCTTGAGCAG AAAGCGAACTGGGTGCTATGCTTTCTTCAgggcaaacaagagcaaaaatGGAGTAGGCCAAGACTAG